The Mytilus trossulus isolate FHL-02 chromosome 3, PNRI_Mtr1.1.1.hap1, whole genome shotgun sequence genome contains a region encoding:
- the LOC134709483 gene encoding uncharacterized protein LOC134709483 gives MSALEDSQENVPVAVPGDEQDHSQDLFAPPENPAGASAGSKEILNKLVKMEKVLQELSADVLYLKRQSEQKGQSFLMEECSFKKKLNTYLREKFSVNPWLNTTSDIVFKNEVKSHLDKEGFKGQGHAFKMVVQWSAAKFTDYRNQLRRKISLDIKSGKDVQAMELDEFSKVFLGPFCNSSDVLAPKRRQLSLLLRSFLNKHKLNTNGSDEVEFFLDFWGKFKDYFVEIQVINDPEKWKTLQELDSRRTKRRQEPQATV, from the exons ATGAGTGCGTTAGAG GATTCACAGGAAAATGTGCCTGTTGCTGTACCTGGAGATGAGCAAGACCATTCCCAGGATTTGTTTGCACCGCCAGAAAACCCAGCAGGGGCTAGTGCTGGATCCAAAGAAATTT tgaACAAGCTAGTCAAAATGGAAAAGGTTCTGCAAGAACTATCAGCTGATGTGCTGTACCTGAAGAGGCAGTCAGAGCAGAAAGGACAGAGCTTCCTAATGGAGGAATGCTCATTCAag AAGAAACTTAATACTTACCTTCGGGAGAAGTTTAGTGTCAACCCATGGTTGAATACCACTTCAGACATAGTTTTCAAA AATGAAGTAAAATCACACCTTGATAAAGAAGGTTTCAAAGGCCAAGGTCATGCCTTTAAGATGGTGGTGCAGTGGTCTGCAGCCAAATTTACAGACTATAGAAACCAATTAAGGagaaaa ATTTCTCTTGACATAAAATCAGGAAAAGATGTACAGGCCATGGAACTAGATGAGTTCAGTAAAGTGTTCCTTGGCCCATTCTGTAATTCATCTGATGTGTTGGCCCCCAAAAGAAGGCAACTGAGCCTGCTATTA agGTCATTTCTCAACAAGCACAAATTAAACACAAACGGGTCAGATGAGGTGGAATTTTTTCTTGACTTTTGGGGAAAATTTAAGGATTACTTTGTTGAGATCCAGGTTATAAATGATCCTGAAAAGTGGAAAACACTCCAGGAATTGGACTCAAGAAGAACCAAGAGAAGACAAG AACCTCAGGCCACTGTTTAA